From the Gramella sp. Hel_I_59 genome, one window contains:
- a CDS encoding polysaccharide deacetylase family protein has product MLLIYTQKVTPRIVYIFKHLCTHILGIPINFTSKIEEFIAHDGPKLSYGKQALGNEFFIQNVDLLLEQGFSEIEIKVQPWDDTIGFFALAESSDLPFDIFAASFYLLSRYEEYLPHVKDEFGRFPASESIAFQENFLHKPIVDIWAYKFQEILMERFPQLEHKKRAYHNSTIITSENTFIFKNKGFLRSFVGLLSDLVQFNIGKVIDRLQVWIRIKSDPNDTFEDLISIIREDKIETLFMFQLSDFSRHDRNISHNRIPHRAVIKSVADYSKVGLLMGYYAMEDIKNLRKEKLRLEDIVHSSVEHAMNHQYNLRLPDQYNNLIELEINNDYSMGYPDKLGFRAGTCTSYLFYDINMEVTTPLKVHPYAFNSNVVAKMTRNKLNEDLRRIILETKEVQGTLRSVFSNHDFSQYSDSNSYFSVLNQIHEID; this is encoded by the coding sequence ATGCTTCTAATTTATACCCAGAAAGTTACACCACGAATTGTTTACATATTCAAGCATTTATGCACACACATTCTGGGGATTCCCATCAACTTTACCTCCAAAATCGAAGAGTTTATCGCTCATGATGGTCCGAAATTAAGCTACGGAAAACAGGCGCTAGGGAACGAATTTTTTATTCAGAATGTAGATCTTCTCTTGGAGCAGGGCTTTTCAGAAATAGAAATTAAGGTGCAGCCATGGGATGATACGATTGGATTTTTTGCCCTGGCAGAGTCCAGTGATCTGCCTTTTGACATATTCGCTGCTTCTTTTTACCTGCTTAGCAGATATGAAGAATATTTACCACATGTAAAAGACGAATTTGGAAGATTCCCTGCGTCTGAAAGCATTGCATTCCAGGAAAATTTTTTGCATAAACCAATTGTGGATATCTGGGCTTATAAGTTTCAGGAAATCTTGATGGAACGTTTCCCTCAGTTAGAACACAAAAAAAGGGCTTATCATAACAGTACCATCATTACTTCAGAAAACACATTCATTTTTAAGAATAAAGGTTTTCTAAGAAGCTTTGTTGGTCTGCTATCAGATCTAGTGCAGTTTAATATAGGGAAGGTAATAGATAGATTGCAGGTATGGATCCGGATAAAATCAGATCCCAATGATACTTTTGAAGATCTTATTAGCATCATTCGAGAAGATAAGATCGAAACTTTGTTCATGTTTCAATTAAGCGATTTTTCGAGGCATGATCGAAATATAAGCCACAATAGGATTCCGCACAGAGCGGTAATCAAGTCGGTAGCAGACTACTCAAAAGTTGGATTGTTGATGGGTTATTATGCAATGGAAGATATCAAAAATCTGCGAAAGGAGAAATTGAGACTAGAGGATATAGTGCATAGTTCTGTCGAACATGCGATGAATCATCAGTACAATCTCAGGCTGCCGGATCAATACAATAACCTGATTGAGCTGGAGATCAATAATGATTACTCTATGGGTTATCCGGATAAACTTGGCTTTAGAGCGGGTACGTGCACTTCTTACCTTTTTTATGACATTAATATGGAAGTGACCACGCCTCTAAAGGTTCACCCGTATGCGTTCAATTCGAATGTAGTAGCTAAAATGACACGCAATAAATTAAATGAAGATCTTCGCAGGATTATACTGGAAACAAAGGAAGTTCAAGGGACTTTAAGATCTGTATTTTCTAATCATGATTTTTCGCAGTATTCAGATTCCAATTCTTATTTTTCAGTGTTAAATCAGATTCATGAAATTGACTAA
- a CDS encoding YjjG family noncanonical pyrimidine nucleotidase has product MKLTNILDVYFDLDHTLWDFDKNSSLAFQEIFEDQKLEIELQEFLKIYMPINHQYWKSYRNNLVSKEDLRYGRLKDSFEALKFEVNDTLISKMAEDYINYLPNNNHLLDGAVDILRYLSASYNLHIITNGFEEVQHLKMKKSGILEYFRTVTTSEEAGVKKPHSLIFEKAIGKGTGKPETSVMIGDNFEADICGGHQYGMKVIYLDSSEDNCSNEHPRIQKLKQLRDYL; this is encoded by the coding sequence ATGAAATTGACTAATATTCTGGACGTTTATTTTGATCTCGATCATACGCTGTGGGATTTTGATAAAAATTCTTCACTCGCATTTCAGGAAATTTTTGAAGATCAGAAGCTAGAAATAGAACTTCAGGAATTTCTTAAGATCTATATGCCTATAAACCACCAGTACTGGAAATCTTATCGAAACAATCTGGTTAGCAAAGAGGATCTTAGGTACGGAAGGTTGAAAGATAGTTTTGAAGCCCTAAAGTTTGAGGTGAATGATACTTTAATTTCAAAAATGGCTGAGGATTATATAAATTACCTTCCTAATAATAATCACTTACTGGATGGTGCAGTGGATATTCTAAGGTATCTATCGGCCTCTTATAATTTGCATATTATCACCAATGGTTTTGAGGAGGTTCAGCATTTAAAAATGAAGAAATCGGGCATCCTTGAATACTTCAGAACGGTGACTACTTCGGAAGAAGCAGGAGTAAAGAAACCGCATTCGCTCATCTTTGAAAAAGCTATTGGTAAGGGAACCGGCAAACCCGAAACTTCAGTAATGATAGGTGATAATTTCGAAGCAGATATTTGTGGGGGTCATCAATATGGTATGAAGGTTATCTATCTGGATTCCAGTGAAGATAATTGCAGTAATGAACATCCAAGGATTCAAAAGTTAAAACAACTAAGGGATTATCTATAA
- a CDS encoding DUF5723 family protein encodes MRIAIVLLIFFYCSSVFGQNKPLLYNVDDLPQALLQNPGARIDFTRHFGIPLFSQIHFAVGSTGVTAKDIFEDDGRNINARIQSAIRNLTSTDFFSINEQIEIVSFGWKMGNRGYFSAGAYQEADIFAYFPSDPAKLAFEGNADYIGRPFRFDDVSFTGEVLTVYHAGFNYKMDSKLTVGGRVKLYSGIFNVESVDNEGTFTTYDTPGEENFYNHEIDDFNILINTSGYASLRDEEDMTVDQAAAELLSRSFFGQNVGVGVDAGFHYRVTDQFSVNASFRDLGLMFHQKDIENSRYFGSYDSSGLEPLFPELDNEETIPYWDVLEEQFDANLKDVKTFSEYNTWRPLKYNASIQFGTGKSILPCDYLISKKPRYMNLFGMIVSGVNRPKGPTYGVTTYWDRKVNDYFRFRVAYGLDQFSRTKFGVMASSRFKNFNAYIAVNDIIGYTNLANAHSASLQLGIQYVFKDL; translated from the coding sequence ATGAGAATAGCAATAGTACTGCTTATCTTCTTCTATTGCAGCTCTGTATTCGGGCAAAATAAACCCTTGCTCTATAATGTAGATGACCTGCCACAGGCATTGCTTCAGAATCCAGGTGCCAGAATAGATTTTACACGACATTTTGGAATTCCGTTGTTTTCCCAAATTCATTTTGCTGTAGGTTCAACAGGTGTTACTGCCAAGGATATTTTTGAAGATGACGGGCGTAATATCAATGCAAGAATTCAAAGCGCTATCAGGAATCTTACTTCAACAGATTTTTTTTCTATTAATGAGCAGATAGAGATCGTTTCCTTTGGATGGAAGATGGGTAATAGAGGTTATTTTTCTGCGGGTGCATATCAGGAAGCTGATATCTTCGCGTACTTCCCAAGTGATCCTGCAAAACTTGCTTTTGAAGGAAATGCAGACTATATAGGGCGACCCTTTAGATTCGACGATGTTAGCTTCACAGGAGAGGTTCTTACCGTTTATCATGCAGGCTTCAACTACAAAATGGATTCTAAACTCACTGTTGGTGGTCGCGTCAAGCTGTACTCCGGAATTTTTAATGTAGAAAGTGTGGATAATGAAGGTACCTTTACAACCTATGATACACCTGGGGAAGAAAACTTCTATAATCACGAAATTGACGATTTTAATATTTTAATAAATACCTCTGGTTATGCAAGTCTTCGTGATGAAGAAGACATGACAGTTGACCAGGCAGCTGCTGAACTTCTTAGCAGGTCTTTCTTTGGTCAGAATGTTGGAGTAGGAGTAGATGCTGGATTTCATTATAGAGTAACTGATCAGTTCTCTGTAAATGCTTCTTTCAGGGATTTAGGACTTATGTTTCATCAGAAGGATATTGAAAATTCCAGATACTTTGGATCTTATGACTCAAGTGGTTTAGAGCCGCTTTTTCCTGAATTGGATAATGAAGAGACCATTCCTTACTGGGACGTTTTAGAAGAGCAATTTGATGCGAATCTAAAAGACGTAAAAACCTTTAGCGAATATAATACCTGGCGTCCATTAAAATATAATGCTTCCATACAATTTGGAACTGGAAAGTCGATCTTACCTTGTGACTATTTGATTAGCAAGAAGCCGCGCTATATGAATTTATTCGGAATGATAGTTTCCGGAGTAAATCGTCCTAAGGGTCCTACTTATGGTGTCACTACTTACTGGGACAGGAAAGTAAATGATTATTTCAGATTTAGAGTGGCTTATGGTTTGGATCAATTTTCGCGGACAAAGTTTGGGGTAATGGCTTCCAGTAGATTTAAAAACTTTAATGCTTATATCGCAGTAAATGATATCATTGGCTATACCAACCTTGCCAATGCGCATAGTGCATCTTTGCAATTAGGCATACAATACGTATTTAAAGACTTATGA
- a CDS encoding replication-associated recombination protein A → MSQPLAERLRPKTLDDYLSQHHLIGKNGAMRQQIKQGIIPSMILWGPPGVGKTTLANIIASESGRPFFTLSAISSGVKDVREIIEKAKKSDGLFTTKSPILFIDEIHRFSKSQQDSLLGAVEKGWVTLIGATTENPSFEVISALLSRCQVYILKPFSKDDLVDLLKRAMEQDKVISAKNVQLEETEALLRLSGGDARKLLNIFELLVTSEEVNVKITNELVLQKVQQNTVLYDKTGEQHYDIISAFIKSIRGSDPNAAVYWLARMIEGGEDVKFIARRLLILASEDIGNANPTALVIANNSFQAVNTIGYPEARIILSQCVTYLATSPKSNAAYMAINKAQSLVKKTGDLSVPLAIRNAPTKLMKDIGYGKDYKYAHNHAGNFVAAEFLPDDIAGTTFYEPGNNQRENAQREFLRKRWQKKYGY, encoded by the coding sequence ATGAGTCAACCACTAGCAGAAAGATTGCGTCCTAAAACTCTTGATGATTACCTGAGTCAGCATCACTTAATTGGTAAGAATGGTGCTATGCGACAGCAAATAAAACAAGGAATTATTCCTTCCATGATCTTATGGGGACCTCCTGGTGTAGGCAAAACCACACTGGCAAATATCATAGCTTCGGAATCTGGTAGACCATTCTTCACCCTTAGCGCAATTAGTAGTGGCGTAAAAGACGTACGTGAGATCATTGAAAAAGCTAAGAAAAGTGATGGTTTGTTTACCACGAAAAGTCCGATTCTATTCATTGATGAAATCCATAGATTCAGTAAATCTCAACAGGATTCTCTACTTGGAGCTGTAGAGAAAGGATGGGTTACTTTAATTGGTGCCACTACTGAAAATCCAAGTTTTGAGGTTATATCTGCCCTTTTGTCCAGATGTCAGGTTTATATTCTAAAACCGTTCTCAAAAGATGACCTGGTAGATCTCCTGAAGAGAGCAATGGAACAGGACAAGGTAATTTCGGCTAAAAATGTACAGCTAGAAGAGACTGAAGCTTTATTGAGGTTAAGTGGTGGAGATGCCAGGAAACTTCTGAATATCTTTGAATTACTAGTCACTTCAGAAGAAGTAAATGTAAAGATCACTAATGAACTTGTACTTCAGAAGGTTCAGCAAAATACCGTTCTCTATGATAAAACGGGAGAGCAGCATTACGATATTATTTCTGCATTTATCAAATCTATTAGAGGGAGTGATCCAAATGCTGCGGTTTACTGGCTGGCAAGAATGATCGAAGGAGGTGAGGATGTGAAGTTTATCGCGCGAAGATTATTGATCCTGGCAAGCGAAGACATTGGGAACGCAAATCCAACCGCGCTGGTAATAGCCAATAATTCGTTCCAGGCGGTGAATACAATTGGATATCCGGAAGCCAGAATCATACTTAGTCAGTGCGTGACCTACCTAGCCACTTCACCAAAGAGCAATGCAGCCTACATGGCTATTAATAAAGCTCAAAGTTTGGTAAAGAAAACAGGTGATTTGTCGGTTCCTCTTGCGATCAGGAATGCCCCTACGAAATTAATGAAAGATATAGGTTACGGAAAAGATTATAAATATGCCCATAACCATGCAGGTAATTTCGTTGCAGCAGAGTTTCTTCCAGATGATATCGCTGGCACTACCTTCTACGAACCCGGAAATAATCAGCGTGAAAATGCTCAACGTGAATTTCTTCGGAAGCGCTGGCAAAAAAAGTATGGTTACTAA
- a CDS encoding rhomboid family intramembrane serine protease produces MKPSSPFVFTSGTIGYPLLFVLMIWIVFWAELRFNLNLALFGVRPGEAIGLRGILFSPFIHSDIKHLFNNTIPLFILSLALFYFYRPLRWKVLLIGLVSTGLITWIIGRPANHIGASGIIYLLAAFLFFKGIFSKNYRLVALSLVVVFVYGGLIWYVTPIDPKISWEGHLAGLLSGLGLAVVFKKQIAKPPKYHWESPDFKDSEDLFMQHFDENGNFVDNLPFQNMEEEETEYNYIYTEKSDDKN; encoded by the coding sequence TTGAAACCTTCCTCTCCATTTGTTTTTACCAGCGGCACAATAGGGTATCCTTTATTATTCGTGTTGATGATCTGGATAGTTTTCTGGGCAGAGCTTCGATTCAATTTGAATTTAGCGCTCTTCGGTGTAAGGCCGGGTGAAGCGATTGGGCTTCGGGGAATCCTATTCTCACCCTTCATTCACTCAGATATAAAACATCTTTTTAATAACACTATTCCCTTATTCATACTATCTCTCGCCTTATTTTACTTTTATAGGCCCTTACGCTGGAAAGTGTTGCTGATTGGTCTCGTTTCAACCGGTTTGATTACATGGATTATAGGTCGACCGGCAAATCACATTGGAGCAAGTGGAATTATCTATTTACTTGCTGCATTCCTTTTCTTTAAAGGAATCTTTTCTAAGAATTACCGACTCGTGGCCTTATCGCTTGTAGTAGTATTTGTTTACGGTGGATTGATATGGTATGTAACTCCAATAGATCCAAAGATTTCCTGGGAGGGACACCTGGCGGGTCTATTGAGCGGCCTGGGTCTGGCTGTAGTTTTTAAAAAACAAATCGCAAAACCTCCTAAATATCATTGGGAATCTCCAGATTTTAAAGATTCTGAAGATTTATTTATGCAGCATTTTGACGAAAATGGAAATTTTGTAGATAACCTGCCTTTTCAGAATATGGAAGAGGAGGAAACCGAGTATAACTACATCTATACCGAAAAGTCAGACGACAAGAATTAA
- the rlmB gene encoding 23S rRNA (guanosine(2251)-2'-O)-methyltransferase RlmB, whose protein sequence is MEETTRIFGIRAVIEAIESGKSIEKVFIQKGLGGSLFQELNRHLKSGSFTVSYVPIEKLNKLSKGNHQGVVANISPISFVSLNDLVESVQNKSTIPLYLLLDGITDVRNFGAIIRTAECCGVDGIIVQEKGSAPINADTVKTSAGAVFKVPICKVDHIKDALFHLQTYDVKIVAATEKTDDTVYDIDLKQPVAIVMGDEAKGVSNSILKLADYKAKLPMLGEIASLNVSVACGAVLYETVRQRS, encoded by the coding sequence ATGGAAGAAACTACAAGAATATTCGGAATTCGAGCTGTGATTGAAGCTATAGAAAGTGGAAAAAGTATTGAAAAGGTATTTATCCAGAAAGGCTTAGGCGGTAGCTTGTTTCAGGAATTAAACCGTCATCTAAAGAGCGGATCTTTCACCGTGTCTTATGTGCCAATTGAGAAATTAAACAAACTCAGTAAGGGTAATCACCAGGGAGTCGTAGCTAATATATCGCCTATAAGTTTTGTAAGTCTTAATGATCTTGTAGAATCTGTACAAAATAAAAGTACTATTCCACTTTACCTGCTACTGGATGGAATTACTGATGTAAGGAATTTTGGAGCCATTATTAGAACCGCAGAATGTTGTGGAGTCGATGGCATCATTGTCCAGGAAAAAGGATCTGCTCCTATTAATGCCGATACGGTGAAAACTTCAGCTGGAGCCGTGTTCAAAGTACCAATTTGCAAAGTAGATCATATTAAAGATGCATTATTTCATCTACAAACTTATGATGTCAAGATTGTTGCAGCTACTGAAAAAACGGATGACACCGTTTACGATATTGATCTTAAGCAACCTGTGGCAATTGTAATGGGTGATGAAGCTAAAGGGGTATCAAATTCGATTCTTAAGCTAGCAGACTATAAGGCAAAACTACCTATGCTTGGAGAGATCGCTTCTTTGAATGTATCTGTAGCTTGTGGCGCGGTACTTTACGAAACAGTTAGACAAAGAAGTTAA
- a CDS encoding SusD/RagB family nutrient-binding outer membrane lipoprotein: MKKYIVALTALVTLWSCQSDEQYEDLNRDPKNPTQVASDFLFTAATVSLSDNMASPNVNDGLYRFLAQYFTTTTYVDETNYNFTARTNPDNVWSEIYRDVILDLQDAKAIVLANEELEQAEKDARMGQLEVIEVYAWHVLVDSFGDIPYSQAGKADEFPLPAYDDDMVIYEDLISRLENVGTMLSAGQGYTGADVVYGGNMSKWMMFANSLRLRLGMRISDANPGLSQSTVESAVADGVLMANDDNATVEYQGNDPYGNPLWEDLVLSGRSDFLASNTIVDYMNDLEDPRRMVYFDENIEGYNGGIYGGLNNFSSFTQIGDPFLQPTREGLLLDYAEVRFNQSRAAELGYNVTGDAETHYNAAITASMEYWGVADDDILTYLSQGDVSYDGSADQFATQYWIAMFDNPFQGWSVWRKYDAPELNIPSEFETEVPLRYTYPVDETNLNETNYEAASEAIGGDSAQTPVFWDVQ, from the coding sequence ATGAAGAAATATATTGTAGCTCTAACGGCACTCGTAACACTATGGTCTTGCCAGAGTGACGAGCAATATGAGGATCTTAACAGGGATCCCAAAAACCCTACGCAGGTTGCTTCTGATTTCTTATTTACCGCAGCAACGGTAAGTTTATCAGATAATATGGCATCGCCTAACGTAAACGACGGACTTTACAGGTTCCTTGCACAGTACTTTACTACAACCACGTATGTAGATGAGACAAATTATAACTTTACTGCAAGAACAAATCCAGATAATGTATGGTCAGAAATTTATAGAGATGTCATTCTTGATCTTCAGGATGCAAAAGCAATTGTTCTAGCAAATGAAGAACTTGAACAAGCGGAAAAAGATGCTCGTATGGGGCAATTAGAAGTAATTGAAGTTTATGCGTGGCACGTACTTGTGGATAGTTTTGGAGATATTCCTTACTCTCAAGCAGGGAAGGCTGACGAATTTCCATTACCAGCTTATGACGATGATATGGTGATCTATGAAGATTTGATCTCTAGATTAGAGAATGTAGGGACTATGCTATCTGCAGGTCAGGGATACACTGGTGCCGATGTTGTTTACGGTGGAAATATGAGTAAATGGATGATGTTTGCTAACTCTCTTAGATTAAGACTGGGAATGAGAATTTCTGATGCTAACCCAGGACTTTCGCAATCAACAGTAGAATCTGCTGTTGCAGATGGTGTACTTATGGCTAATGATGATAATGCAACCGTGGAGTACCAGGGTAACGATCCTTATGGTAACCCACTATGGGAAGACCTTGTACTTAGTGGACGTTCTGACTTCCTTGCTTCTAACACTATCGTAGATTATATGAACGATCTTGAAGATCCTAGAAGAATGGTATACTTTGATGAAAACATTGAAGGATATAATGGAGGTATCTACGGAGGACTTAACAACTTTAGCTCTTTTACGCAAATTGGTGATCCATTTTTGCAGCCAACTCGTGAAGGTCTCTTATTAGACTATGCTGAAGTTCGCTTCAACCAATCAAGAGCTGCCGAGCTTGGTTATAACGTAACAGGTGATGCTGAAACTCACTATAATGCAGCAATTACTGCTTCTATGGAATATTGGGGAGTAGCAGATGATGATATCTTAACTTACCTTTCTCAGGGTGATGTATCTTATGATGGTTCTGCAGATCAATTTGCTACGCAGTACTGGATCGCAATGTTTGACAATCCTTTCCAGGGATGGTCGGTATGGAGAAAATATGATGCTCCAGAATTAAACATTCCTTCAGAATTTGAAACTGAAGTACCATTAAGATATACTTATCCAGTAGATGAGACTAACCTTAATGAAACCAATTACGAAGCAGCTTCCGAAGCAATTGGAGGTGATTCTGCACAAACACCTGTTTTCTGGGATGTTCAGTAA